The window CAAGGTGATCCGATTTCTCTTCAAGTCTCTACTGTAGAAGAGGCTGTAAGTTTAGGTGCTAAAGCTGTTGGTTATACGATATATCCTGGGAGCATTCATGAACATATAATGTTTCAAGAATTTGCTAATATACGACGCGAAGCGCATGAAAGAGGATTCGGTGTTTTACTTTGGTCATATCCGAGAGGTCAAATGATAAAAAATGAGCTCACAAAAGAGATCGTTGCATATGCTGCTCGCTTAGCATTAGAATTGGGCGCAGATGGTACAAAAATTAAATATACTGGTGATACAGAATCATTTAAATGGGCAGTAAAATCTGCTGGTAAAGTAAAGGTCTTCATGTCTGGCGGGCCTAAAGCCTCCACAGAAATTGAGTTTCTGAAACAAGTTCAAGGAGTGATGGATGCAGGGGGTTCAGGTGTAGCTGTTGGACGCAACGTCTGGCAAAGTAGAGATCCATTAAAAATGTCAGAGGCTCTGAGAAAAATAGTACTTGACGGATATCGAGTAGAAGAAATAGCAAGGAGTTTTGCTGACAGAGATTAAGGACAGATAAACGCCACAGGCTCCAGTTTTCAGATTTTTAATATTTAACTCTCTTCTTCTAAGCCTAAGTCCTCTTCTGTTGCACTCTCCTCCTCTTTTTCTTCTTTAGCTAAATTTTCTGCGTATTCTATTGCTGTTTTCTCAACTTCTTCATCAACGTAATATGTTATTACTGCAAGTTTTTTATCAATATAACGATCATCCGTTAGTATACTTTCATATGAAGTTATGTAGGCTGGTATCGCGATTAAGCCTTCATTT is drawn from Thermoprotei archaeon and contains these coding sequences:
- a CDS encoding aldolase gives rise to the protein MFLDPLLRNGKGLFLAYDHGFEHGPADFNEQNVDPSFIMDIAVRGGYTGVILHYGVASKYYDGKVPLILKLNGKTNLVQGDPISLQVSTVEEAVSLGAKAVGYTIYPGSIHEHIMFQEFANIRREAHERGFGVLLWSYPRGQMIKNELTKEIVAYAARLALELGADGTKIKYTGDTESFKWAVKSAGKVKVFMSGGPKASTEIEFLKQVQGVMDAGGSGVAVGRNVWQSRDPLKMSEALRKIVLDGYRVEEIARSFADRD